The following are encoded in a window of Roseivirga misakiensis genomic DNA:
- the rplQ gene encoding 50S ribosomal protein L17, which yields MRHGKKFNHLSRTASHRKAMLSNMASSLIEHKRITTTVAKAKALRKYVEPLITKAKDDTTHSRRVVFSYLQDKESVTTLFNEVAEKVASRPGGYTRIIKTNNRLGDNADMCIIELVDYNELLLAEAAPAPKAKRSRRGGKKKTTAKAEVTATDAVVVEDEVAEAPVADVVEETPAAEVEETPTAETEDAPEASADEATEESSDEEKKDAE from the coding sequence ATGAGACACGGGAAGAAATTTAACCACTTAAGTAGAACAGCATCACACAGAAAAGCGATGTTGTCTAATATGGCTTCTTCGTTGATTGAGCACAAGCGAATCACGACTACTGTAGCCAAAGCGAAAGCTTTGAGAAAGTATGTTGAGCCATTGATTACTAAGGCTAAAGATGATACTACTCACTCAAGAAGAGTTGTGTTCTCTTATCTTCAAGACAAAGAATCTGTTACGACACTTTTTAACGAAGTTGCAGAGAAAGTTGCTTCAAGACCAGGCGGTTACACTAGAATTATCAAAACTAACAACAGGTTAGGAGATAATGCCGATATGTGTATCATCGAATTGGTTGACTACAATGAATTGTTATTAGCTGAAGCTGCTCCGGCACCTAAAGCTAAGCGAAGCAGAAGAGGTGGTAAAAAGAAAACTACTGCTAAGGCAGAAGTTACTGCTACTGATGCTGTAGTTGTTGAAGACGAAGTGGCAGAAGCACCAGTTGCCGATGTTGTGGAAGAGACTCCGGCTGCAGAAGTTGAAGAAACTCCTACGGCTGAAACTGAAGATGCTCCTGAGGCTAGCGCCGATGAAGCAACTGAAGAATCTTCTGACGAAGAGAAGAAAGACGCAGAGTAA